One genomic window of Evansella cellulosilytica DSM 2522 includes the following:
- a CDS encoding tetratricopeptide repeat protein produces the protein MGKQVDSHENNVILFPGLVTRLVEKGMASLKEKKYYDALKYFEQSTELESEHPQARYGLVITNIELERLDEAKDHCESMLHEGIGQYYEVLQVYVSLLVQLGDYQKVESLLEGVMSEEKLPPKMAESFYQLLEFSRQMISPPVESLNEEIHDENIEDITKKDVSDWLYLLEQGEPEQQWGALQKLSQMDSEVVQHAYRTFLKGEQNNPVLKSYLLQMLKELNIQDSIEVHKFGETFIVNIEELEDVFQEEFGTLVLKELEKNLGQESPSLFEMVQQMWWHYLFALYPKSPSPPIGNLWAAALHVLGLELMGGQQEVKDVVSSYRVREQDVYQAVEHMKKIELNIFDLNSKHT, from the coding sequence ATGGGGAAACAAGTCGATAGTCATGAGAATAATGTTATCCTTTTTCCTGGTCTTGTGACTAGGCTTGTTGAAAAAGGGATGGCATCATTGAAAGAAAAAAAATATTATGATGCTTTAAAGTATTTTGAACAATCAACAGAACTTGAGTCTGAACATCCACAGGCGAGATATGGCTTAGTCATTACAAACATTGAGTTAGAAAGACTAGATGAAGCGAAAGATCATTGTGAATCAATGCTCCATGAAGGAATTGGACAATATTATGAAGTACTGCAAGTGTATGTGTCATTGTTAGTCCAACTCGGAGATTATCAAAAGGTGGAAAGCTTATTGGAAGGAGTTATGTCGGAAGAAAAACTACCTCCCAAAATGGCAGAATCGTTTTATCAGCTATTAGAATTCTCAAGGCAAATGATCTCACCACCAGTTGAAAGTTTAAATGAAGAAATCCATGACGAAAATATTGAAGACATAACAAAAAAAGATGTTTCTGATTGGTTATACTTATTAGAACAAGGCGAACCTGAGCAGCAGTGGGGGGCTTTGCAAAAGCTAAGTCAAATGGATTCGGAAGTTGTCCAGCATGCTTATAGAACTTTCTTAAAAGGGGAGCAAAACAATCCGGTACTTAAAAGCTACTTATTACAAATGCTAAAGGAATTAAACATACAAGATTCGATTGAAGTACATAAATTTGGTGAAACTTTTATTGTAAACATAGAAGAATTAGAAGATGTTTTTCAAGAAGAATTCGGAACACTCGTTTTAAAAGAGCTTGAGAAAAACTTGGGTCAAGAAAGTCCTTCCTTATTTGAGATGGTACAACAAATGTGGTGGCACTACTTATTTGCACTTTATCCGAAGTCACCGTCACCACCTATAGGGAATTTATGGGCAGCAGCACTCCATGTTCTTGGGCTAGAATTAATGGGTGGACAGCAGGAGGTGAAAGATGTAGTTAGTAGCTATCGAGTTAGAGAACAGGACGTTTATCAAGCTGTAGAACATATGAAAAAAATAGAGCTCAATATATTCGATTTAAATAGTAAACATACATAA
- the spoIIP gene encoding stage II sporulation protein P, whose translation MGSKDDKDIIDSLRRNKDSILIRKGFEKELEENLVHRFTRKNKNKLLVPGIVTIVASIVFFLLVISSDNVFEEQQTLTNTEEPLVYIYHTHTHESFFPELDWKDDNALATAYDKTVNVTLLGKHLGETLESKGIPVLWDDTDYTKMLEEQNLEYTESYNVARENINTVLNNHHSIKMLLDIHRDSLPRNITTTTINDEEVAKIGFIVSENHFNYEKNAEFAKQLHELLEERYPELSRGVLLLASTDRNYNQDLHDKSILIDIGGVYNTLEEVKQSAEYLAEIISEILNDNN comes from the coding sequence ATGGGAAGTAAAGATGATAAAGATATAATAGATAGTTTAAGAAGAAATAAAGATTCTATTTTAATTCGAAAAGGTTTTGAAAAAGAGTTAGAAGAAAACCTAGTTCACCGCTTTACACGAAAAAACAAAAACAAATTACTTGTACCTGGTATAGTGACGATAGTTGCTAGTATTGTTTTCTTTTTATTAGTTATAAGTAGTGACAATGTATTTGAAGAACAACAGACGTTAACAAATACTGAAGAGCCATTAGTGTATATTTACCATACCCACACACACGAATCGTTTTTTCCAGAATTAGATTGGAAGGATGATAACGCCCTTGCCACAGCTTATGATAAAACAGTTAATGTTACTTTATTAGGAAAACATTTAGGGGAAACATTAGAAAGTAAAGGTATTCCAGTATTATGGGATGATACAGATTACACGAAAATGCTTGAAGAACAAAATCTTGAATATACTGAATCCTATAATGTAGCTAGGGAAAATATAAACACTGTTTTAAATAATCATCACAGTATAAAAATGTTATTAGATATTCATCGTGATAGTCTCCCACGTAATATAACAACTACCACAATTAATGATGAGGAAGTTGCAAAAATAGGTTTTATAGTTAGTGAAAATCATTTCAACTATGAAAAAAATGCAGAGTTTGCTAAACAACTCCATGAACTTCTTGAGGAACGTTATCCTGAACTATCAAGAGGAGTCCTTTTACTAGCTTCTACTGATCGCAATTATAATCAAGATTTACATGATAAATCTATCCTTATTGATATTGGTGGCGTATATAACACGTTAGAGGAAGTTAAGCAGTCTGCTGAATACTTAGCGGAGATAATTAGTGAAATTCTAAATGATAATAATTAA
- a CDS encoding RNA polymerase sigma factor, with translation MNEQINTEEEIRLIYRQYFKEVYHFIVSFTNNHDEAEDLTQEVFIRLFKSISKFKGESELKTFIFSIARNVAVDHYRKIKRRMILGDLFLNFVPSNNKSTEEIVEHKESISKVYNYLQELKPSYRMIVILRGINEFSIKETATILNCSETNIKVSYHRALKLLRQKMVTEGDSKGEGWLNNGK, from the coding sequence TTGAACGAACAAATAAATACAGAGGAAGAAATTCGTCTAATCTATCGGCAATATTTTAAAGAGGTTTACCATTTTATTGTTTCATTTACAAATAATCATGATGAAGCCGAAGATTTAACTCAAGAAGTTTTTATTAGGTTATTTAAATCTATTTCTAAGTTTAAAGGAGAATCAGAATTAAAAACATTTATATTTTCTATTGCGAGAAATGTTGCGGTTGACCATTATCGTAAAATAAAAAGGAGAATGATTTTAGGGGATTTATTCTTAAATTTTGTTCCATCAAATAACAAATCTACAGAAGAGATTGTGGAACATAAGGAATCTATATCAAAGGTCTATAACTATTTACAGGAATTAAAACCTAGTTATAGAATGATCGTTATTCTTAGAGGGATAAATGAGTTTTCCATAAAAGAAACCGCTACAATCTTAAATTGTTCAGAAACAAATATTAAAGTTTCTTATCATAGGGCACTGAAGCTACTTAGACAAAAGATGGTTACAGAAGGAGATTCTAAAGGAGAAGGGTGGCTTAATAATGGGAAGTAA